A single region of the Roseimicrobium gellanilyticum genome encodes:
- a CDS encoding prenyltransferase/squalene oxidase repeat-containing protein, with translation MLPHSLQKRATRFLVSVLGAGLCVGSSLPSQAQAPGDAEAPPISPAVKQSVDRAVAWLLQQQRAQGCYLDENRGDAVPQHSGAITSLVIMALSSVGHMPTDPTPEGRSLNRALRFMVDNVVPTDTGYLGQADRSRMYGHGIMSLMYAEMVGQTLDDEMDKKIRSRLQRAVDVIMRSQDVVKSEANRGGWRYEPGSSDSDISVSVWQVMSLRAAKNAGLDVPKEAIDKAVEYIKRSYRSDRNPDGTPKNMEAAFSYEPYGGRQTFSTTAAGILSLQVCGEYEAPEVIGGANFLMKNPPAPSEAWFFYGTYYYAQGMYQRGGEQAAVARQKTEQMLLELQQPNGSWQPRNGNERSAGPVYATALALLSLSVHHHFLPIYQK, from the coding sequence ATGCTCCCCCACTCTCTCCAAAAGCGCGCGACGCGTTTCCTTGTATCCGTCCTTGGAGCGGGATTGTGTGTCGGGTCCTCCCTGCCATCTCAGGCGCAGGCTCCAGGCGACGCTGAGGCGCCGCCCATTTCGCCGGCGGTGAAGCAGAGTGTGGATCGCGCCGTGGCGTGGCTCCTCCAGCAGCAGCGGGCGCAGGGCTGCTACCTGGATGAGAATCGCGGTGATGCCGTGCCGCAGCACAGCGGGGCCATCACCTCGCTGGTGATCATGGCCCTGAGCAGCGTGGGTCACATGCCCACGGATCCCACGCCGGAGGGGCGCTCGCTGAATCGCGCCCTGCGTTTCATGGTGGACAATGTGGTGCCCACGGACACGGGCTACCTCGGGCAGGCGGACCGCTCCCGCATGTACGGACACGGCATCATGTCCCTGATGTACGCGGAGATGGTGGGGCAGACGCTGGATGATGAGATGGACAAGAAGATCCGCAGCCGCCTGCAACGCGCCGTCGATGTGATTATGCGCTCGCAGGATGTGGTGAAGAGCGAGGCGAACCGCGGCGGCTGGCGTTACGAGCCGGGCAGCAGTGACTCCGACATTTCCGTGAGCGTGTGGCAGGTGATGTCCCTGCGCGCCGCAAAGAACGCGGGACTGGATGTGCCCAAGGAAGCCATCGACAAAGCCGTGGAATACATCAAGCGCAGCTACCGCAGCGATCGCAATCCGGACGGCACACCGAAGAACATGGAGGCGGCCTTCAGCTATGAGCCCTACGGCGGCCGGCAGACCTTCTCCACCACGGCGGCGGGCATCCTCTCCCTGCAGGTGTGCGGTGAGTATGAGGCACCGGAGGTCATCGGCGGCGCGAACTTCCTGATGAAGAATCCGCCCGCACCAAGCGAGGCATGGTTTTTCTACGGCACGTACTACTACGCACAAGGCATGTACCAGCGTGGTGGCGAGCAGGCGGCCGTGGCCCGGCAGAAGACGGAGCAGATGCTGCTGGAACTGCAGCAGCCGAATGGCTCGTGGCAGCCGCGCAACGGGAATGAACGCAGCGCAGGCCCAGTCTATGCCACAGCACTGGCGCTGCTGAGCCTCTCCGTGCACCACCATTTCCTGCCGATTTATCAGAAGTAG
- a CDS encoding DUF2059 domain-containing protein, producing the protein MKILKTTFLAAFILPAALLHAEPSAENLAAAKKLADTINLKEQMDAGFAAMMPMVDQLSQQLKLDAAGKAELVQLYKDWFEKDLDQAKMMGNIVTLYAETFTVQELDGLRDFYQTPLGKKALKVLPEIMQKGAQLGMDEAKTKEQALMTRLNAFIEKHKPKN; encoded by the coding sequence ATGAAAATTCTCAAAACCACGTTTCTTGCCGCCTTCATCCTCCCGGCGGCCCTGCTTCACGCCGAGCCTTCCGCCGAAAACCTGGCGGCCGCCAAGAAGCTCGCGGATACCATCAATCTGAAAGAGCAGATGGACGCGGGATTCGCGGCGATGATGCCGATGGTCGACCAGCTCTCGCAGCAGCTCAAGCTTGATGCGGCGGGCAAGGCGGAACTGGTCCAACTCTACAAGGACTGGTTCGAGAAGGACCTGGATCAGGCAAAGATGATGGGCAACATCGTCACCCTCTACGCGGAAACATTCACCGTTCAGGAACTGGATGGACTGCGCGACTTCTACCAGACGCCACTTGGCAAGAAGGCGCTGAAGGTCCTTCCCGAAATCATGCAGAAGGGTGCTCAGCTGGGCATGGACGAAGCCAAGACCAAGGAGCAGGCCCTCATGACCCGGCTGAATGCGTTCATTGAAAAGCACAAGCCCAAGAACTAG